The genomic segment aatttcctaaatattgtttggcatctccctggagcaagaggtttagatggggtggagtttgttaggtgtgttcgggaaggtttcttgacacaatatgtagataagccactacaagaggaggggctgtacttgatctggtattgggaagtgaacctggtcaggtgtcagatctctcagtgggagcacattttggagatggtgatcacaattctatctcctttactgtagctttggagagggataggaacagacaagttaggaatgtGTTTAATTGgactaaggggaaatatgaagctatcgggcaggaacttggaagcataaattgggaacagatgttctcagggaaatgtacggtggAAATGTGCcagatgttcaggggatatttgtgtggcgttctgcataacTGTGTTCCACTAGccggggaaaggatggtagggtacaggaaccgtggtgtacaaaggctgttgtaagtctagtcaagaaggaaaacttacgaaaggttcaaaaaaacaaggtaatgatagagatctagaagattataaggctggcaggaaggggcttaagaatgaaattaggagagccagaaggggccatgagaaggcctttggGAGCagtattaaggaaaaccccacagcattctacaagtacgtgaagagcaagaggataagacgtgagggaATAGGACAGccaagtatgacagtggaaaagtgtgtatggaaccggaggagatagcagagatacctaatgaatactttagttccgtattcactatggaaaaggatcttgccgATTGTAGGGATGAATTACAGCGGACTGAAGAACTTGAGCGTATAgtcattaagaaaaaggatgtgctggagcttttggaaatcaTCAACTTGGATAACCCCTGGAACTGCATGAGATGTACCGCAGGCTATTGCGGGAGACAAGGGAAGAGACagctgatctttgcatcatcattggggacaggagagattccagaggattggagggttgcagatgtttttcccttattcaagaaagggagtagagatagcccaggaaattataaaccaatgagtcttacttcagtggtaagttgatggaaaaggtcctgaggcaggatttatgaacatttgaagaggcataatatgattaggaatagtcagcatggctttgccaaaggcaggtcatgccttacgagcctgattgaatttattttttttttttttgaggatgtgactaaacatgatgaaggtagggcagtagatgtagtgtatatggatttcagtaggtatttgataaggtaccccatgcaaggcttattgagaaagtaaggaggcatgggatacaaggggacaaaaaatgctggtgaatgcagcaggccaggcagcacctataggaagaggtacagttgacgtttcgggccaagactcttcgtcaggactaactgaaagaagagatagtaagagatttgaaagggggaggggaaaatccaaaatgataggagaagacaggaggagaagggatgaagctaagagctggaaagttgcttggcaaaagggatacaaggctggagtagggagaggatcatgggatgggaagcctagggagaaaaagggggagggaagcccagaggatggagagcaggcaaggagttatagtgagagggacggagagaggaaaaaaaaaaagaggggaaaaaaaggggaagaaataataataagggatggggtacgaaggggaagtggggcattaacagaagttagagaagtcagtgttcacgccatcaggttggaggctacccagaagggaatacaaggtgttgttcctccatcctgagtgtggcttcttcttgacagtagaggaggccgtggatagacatggaattaaaatgtgtggcctctgggagatcctactttctctggcgaacagagcgtagatgttcagcaaaatggtctcccagcttgcgtcaggtcttgccaatacatagaaggccgcattgggagcactggatgcagtatatcatcccagctgactcacaggtgaagtgtcgcctcacctggaaggactgtctggggccctgaattgtggtgagggaggaagtataagggcatgtgtagcatttgttccacttacaaggataagtcccgggagggagatcagtgggaaggtatggggggtacgaatggacaaaggagtcatgtaggaagtgatccctgtgggaagcggagagagggggagagggaaagatgtgcttagtggtgggatcccgttggaggtggtggaagttacggagaattatatgttggacccggaggctcgtggggtggtaggtgaggaccaggggaaccctattcctagtggggtggcgggaggatggggtgagagcagatgtgcgtgaaatgggagagatgtgtttgagagcagtgttgatggtggaggaagggaagcccctccccatcctcccgccaccccactcggaatagggttccccttgtcctcacctaccaccccaccagcctccgggtccaacatataattcaacgtaacttccaccacctccaacgggatctcaccaccaagcacatctttctttccccccccaccatttctgctttctgcagggattgctccgtACGCGACCCCCTTGTccgttcctccctccccatcccttcccactgatctccctcctggcacttatccttgtaagcggaacaagtgctacacatgcccttacacttcctccctcaccaccattcagggccccagaccgtccttccaggtgaggtgacacttcacctgtgagtcggctggggtgatatactgtgaccagtgctcccgatgtggccttctatatattggcgagacccaacgcaggctgggagatcgttttgctgaacacctacgctctgtccgccagagaaagcaggatctcccagtggccacacattttaatttcacgtcccattccctttctgatatgtctatccacggcctcttctactgtaaagatgaagccacactcaggttggaggaacaataccttgtattccgtctgggtagcctccaacctgatggcatgaacattgacttctctaacttctgttaatgccccacctccccttcgtatcccatccattatttatttatttatttatctatctcttccccccccccgcccctcttttttttcctccctctgtccctctcactattacTCCTCGCCTGTTGTCCattctctgggttcccctccccctttctttctccctaggccttccgtcccatgatcctctcccttctccagccttgtatcccttttgccaatcaactttccagcttttagcttcacccctccccctccccctccccctccccctttaaaatctcttactatctcttctttcagttagtcctgacaaagggtctcggcccgaaacgtcaactgtgcctcttcctatagatgctgcctggtctgctgtgttcaccagcacttcttgtgtgtgttgtttgaatttccagcatctgcagatttcctcatgtttgcagatacaagggaaccttgctttgtggatccagaattggcttgcttacaGAAGACAGAGTAATTGTGGACAGgtgaggtcggtgaccagtagtgCGCCTCtgatctgttccgggacccccttctcttggtgatttttataagtgacctggatgaggaagtggaaggatgggttagtaaatttgcttgTGACAagaaagttgggggtgttgtggatagtgtggagtgctgtcagaggttacagcaggacattgataggatgcaaaactgggctgagaagtggtagatcgagttcaacccagataagtgtgaggtggttcattttggtaggtcaaatatgatggcagaatatagcattcatggtaagactcttggcagtgtggaggatccgaGATCTTGGGGactaagtccataggacactcaaagctgctgctcaggttgactctgtggttaggaaagcatacggtgtattagccttcatcaaccgtgggactgagtttaagagcagagaggtaatgttgcagctatataggaccctgttcagaccccacttggagtactgtgctcagttctggtcacctcactacaaggaagatgtggaaactataagaaagggtgcagaggagatttacaaagatgttgcctggatccgGGAGCATtgcttatgggaataggttgagtgaactcggccttttctccttggagcaacagaggatgagaggtgacctgatagaggtgtataagatgatgagaggcattgatcgtgtggatagtcagaggctttttcccagggctgaaatggctaacacaagagggcacagttttaaggtgcttggaagcaggtacagaggagatgtcggggtaagtttttttacacagagtggtgagtgtgtggaatgggctgccggtgacattagtggaggcagaaatgataggatcttttaagagactcctggataggtacatggagcttaggaaaatagagggctatgggtaaccttaggtaattttcaaagtaagtacatattcggcacagcattgtgggctgaagggcctgtattgtgctgtaggttttctgtattgcatgtttctaaaagtctccctattacagcagaaatgatccaaaggaaaaccagaaaAGACCTTGCACTGTCTCAGTTGTACATGGCCTGCGGAAGTGGCTGGAAAATGTAACAGAATTCCAGTTCCACCTCTTTGCCTTGGCCAGGATGAATTTGCCCTTTAGAGGTTGCCTTGTGTGGGAATTGAGAGTTGTTGGACCATGCAAATTAAGAGCAAAGAGTTGGacgagctacatgctggtcaccAGGGCATTGTCAAAATGTCGAATGGTCAAGtgttggctcgaagctttgtttggtggcctgggatagatcagcataTCAAGCATCTCTCCATGCACGATTTTGGATGCCAACACATTCAAAACAGTGTCCAACGCTTCATGCTTTATCTATTCAGCGCATGAACAGCAGAATCCCTGAAAGGGAGTCACAGCCACATAGCCAGATCAGTGCTGCAGCCAGTCCAAGAGCCCAATGCCTGCAGGCCACATCTGCAGAATgagctcagtgctgaggggagtaaAGCTTTACAGAGTAATGTGCTGAACACCGATTAGTCCTACTCCCTTGGCATCAATGCCTTAATCTTTTAAATCTGGCTCAGCACTTAAATCAGCTAAATATCAATTTGCTTTTCGCTCTTGGTCCTGGGCCTCACCGCTTCGATGCAGCCCGAAGTCCACTTCAGCAATGGCTGCTGCAGCTGTATCCACATTCTCGAGAGTCCAGTTTTCCAAATTCTCCAAGATGCTGCAAAAACGCTAGTCTTGCACATGTTCATAAGCACATCTTCCTGAGGGATATTGCAAGCTGTGAATTGCAATAAATCATAGTCCAGAAAAAGTATATTTAATAGAATAGTTAGTAGTTTTGTTACCTGCCCACAAAACGTCGCAGTATCTCACCAGGtgctatctttttttaaaaaaattaggaaAATTACTGACACATTCCATGAAAATACATAAATATCTTAGAAATTGGCAGGTTGTTAATTTGAAGCTTTTGCTAAAAACATAGAGTTAATCCAAAATAAGATTAATTATCACTTCTTTACAAATGCATTATTCACCTTACTACTGTCAGATAATATGTTTACATATCTTGTAATGCAACAAGTTTGCTGCCTAATTTATTATAGTGAGTCAGCAGAGAGCAACCAACAGGGcacagatgaggtggaatttgtaCTAATTCAAAATTATACCAGCAGTGAAGACGATCAAAGCTATTCTCACCATCTTGAAGTTAAGATTATAAGTGTGGTGGGGTGGAGGAAATATTACCTTCTGTAATAAATGCAGAATACAATTTTGTTTGAAATTCGTTGCTGTGATCTCGACAGTGATCTTGATGCATTTTGCAAATTCAAAACCTCAGCTTTTGATCTCCTTGGAGATAACCATGCTTTCCAATTATGCGATGTGAAATGTCTGTTTGAGACTTGTAAACTTCAAATTAGGTCTATGCCTGCTGCTGTTTAGATTAAATTTGGTGTTTTCTTTAAATTGTAATTGTTCAGTGTCGAAGGGACTGAACAACAGCCATTAATGTGAGAGAATTTTGTGTGCTCGCAAATTTAATTTCAGTCATTTGAAATGAACAGCAAAACGATACCACTTTTTAAATATAGAACATGCCACCAACATCGTAGCATGGGAGCTATTGCAGGAAAAAGTGGTATGCATATCTTAAAAATAAATGCATCTGGTAAATGATTTACTTTTTCCTGCCCTCCGTCTCCTAAATGCAAATGATCAGTTCAGTTTTGACTGGTTGGTATCCTTTCAGTTTTAGGGTTTGAACTATCTGTGGCCATTAGATTAtgaaattaatttaaattaataTAACATATTGCTGTGTCTCTGGTGTCTTTTTAAGAAAAAAATATGCTCATCTAGATACCTATTTTGTGATATCTGTTTGGTTTCTTTTGTTTCAGAGATACCTTCCTAGCAGACATGATGTCCTCCTTGCAAGAAAGGCCACCAAAGGAATTGTGGAACATGATTTTATCATAAAAGGCATTCCTTTCAAAATGGTAGATGTAGGTGGTCAACGATCTCAACGACAGAAGTGGTTTCAGTGCTTTGATGGCATTACGTCAATTCTGTTCATGGTTTCCTCCAGTGAATATGACCAGGTTCTCATGGAAGACAGGCGGACAAACCGTCTGGTAGAATCGATGAACATTTTTGAGACTATTGTAAACAACAAATTATTTACTTCTGTCTCTGTTATTTTGTTCCTCAACAAAATGGACTTGCTTGTAGAGAAGGTGAAAACAGTGAATATTAAGAAATACTTCCCAGACTTTCAATGGAACCCTCACAGACTGGAGGATGTACAAAAATACTTGGTGCAGTGCTTCAATAACAAACGGCGAGATCGCAGCAAGCCACTGTTTCACCACTTCACAACGGCCATTGACACAGAAAACATTCGGTTTGTGTTTCATGCCGTGAAAGACACTATTCTGCAGGAGAATCTAAAAGATGTAATGCTGCAGTGAAGGGTGAAGAAGTGAGATAATTGTGTTTGGAATTGCTCCTTGGTATTCCCTGTGCCACTAGCACTTTCAATTCAGACTGGCGTGGAGTCTGGCCATGTGTAGAGAGATTGCAGTGATATTACATGGAAGCTTATTGGCATCAAGGAAGTGCTTATAAATGTCCTTTTTCCAGTTCTGTAAAAGTTCTCAGAAGCATAGTGAGCAGTAGTTCTAGACACTCATTGCACTAGGGCCTCTTTTTCTGATTTGTGCTGAATGGAAAAGGTGGGCAATGATCAATCTGAGTTTCAAGTACCAAATTGGCTTGTACCAAGGGTGCTTTACATGGAAGTCTGTATGGACAATAGTAGTAGGTTATTATCCAAGCTA from the Mobula birostris isolate sMobBir1 chromosome 9, sMobBir1.hap1, whole genome shotgun sequence genome contains:
- the gna12a gene encoding guanine nucleotide-binding protein subunit alpha-12a, with the protein product MAEFVQRLSACFPACQSSQSDRAQRRRSREIDALLARERRYVRRLVKILLLGAGESGKSTFLKQMRIIHGKDFDSKALEEFRDTIFENVIKGMKVLVDARNKLGIPWENTENEKHGMFVMAFENKCGMPVEPATFQLYVPALRALWQDSGIQEAYNRRREFQLGESVKYFLDNLDQIGQLRYLPSRHDVLLARKATKGIVEHDFIIKGIPFKMVDVGGQRSQRQKWFQCFDGITSILFMVSSSEYDQVLMEDRRTNRLVESMNIFETIVNNKLFTSVSVILFLNKMDLLVEKVKTVNIKKYFPDFQWNPHRLEDVQKYLVQCFNNKRRDRSKPLFHHFTTAIDTENIRFVFHAVKDTILQENLKDVMLQ